ttttaaagttttgtataggatggtcgctatccgggcggaggtaaaatatcctaccaccagcaatatggcgataggctcgccccctattacatcatgggacagaatacacacggcgaaaagtgggtgcaccggtaacgcctctacctaccctttcggCAATAAAAGCCGTGAGTGTTTATGTCTGTTGAGGTACaattatttctcgtcagtcgacactcaatgtaccatcaggtccagtaaAGTAACTTTGTCATGCCCGCATAAATAATAGCATATTCAAATAAACCTTTCTAAGGTAAAAATACGCTCACTTAAACTCCTAAGCCAGATTTACACAAGAAAAGTTTCTCGGAAGAGGGAATATAACAGAATATTTACGATTTCCAGTCCATGCTTTGGTCTTGATATGTTATTCAGCTGCAAATGTGGAAAGTTGATGTTGAATCGCATGGTACGGCGTAAACGAATTATTTTGGGTACATTATCTCTTTTGTCGTGTTTGAATATTGTTTggattaaatactagctttttccTGGGACTCTGctcgcattaaaaaaaatcgaaataaatatcttcgcgggataaaaagtagtattatagcttattattagtgtaatatttaatagttgCTGAGATtggtgcgttcaaacaaagtcttcagcttGTAACGGCCATATTGCTTTGTAAGCGTAATGTATACGGAGTGTAGTCGGTCGGAAGAGAGTAGTGTAACGTGGAGTCAGGTACTGTGTACAcgcgtataaataattatgtaaaatgtgtttcctgtaataaacttttattcacatataattatattattgtgggACACTCACATACTCCCTATAAAAGGTTACCCCTTACAATGGTGACCCCTGTGCAGTGccgaaaataatataacaataaaaagtgttgcgcaaataaaataacagtatcCAGTCGGAGTGTGTGCATTATACGTGCTATATAGAAAAATGGCGGAAAATGAACAAAAGACGTAAAGGGTGAGGTAGATCAAATTACCATTACTTCAAGAATTGCAGAATTTTGGGAGGATCAACCTCGAACATGGTTTATCCATGTGGAATCGGTCCTTTTCAGCCGTAAGTTATCCGACGAGGCGAAATATCACCTAGTAATCGCAAAATTAGGTAAAATGTGGTTCAGGCAGCAACAGACATTTTACTCAATCCGCCGgaagaaaataagtataatgCCCTTAAGGCTAGACTTTTAGCCGTATACGAAGAGTCGGAAAGTCGCCAGCTGCAAAAGTTAATAGGAGAAATGGAACTCGGCGATCAGAAACCGTCACAACTTCTTCGACGGATGAAAGACCTAGCCAGAGACAAAATCAAGGATGACACGTTACTTCTTTTATGGCAAAATCATTTGCCGACAGCGGTTCGAGCTGTGCTTATAGTTACGGACAGCAAGGATTTGAATACGTTGGCCTCAGTAGCCGACAAAGTGATGGAGACCGTCAAACCCATCAACGTCGGAGAGGTCAGCACATCGGATACGACCTCATTAGCAGCGCAAATAGCCAGAATCAATGTCCGGCTCGATGAGATGCAGTCAAGGCCACCGAGACAAAGCAGCAGGTTTTCAGCACGCAAGACTCGAGAGCGCTACGGTAGAGAGGCGCGATCCATTTCCCGCGGGCGTCGAAATCCTACACCTCGTGGTACACCAGCTCGTGCCGactggatgtgtttttatcactACCGGTTCAAGGAACAAGCGCGTAAGTGCGTGCCGCCGTGTGCTTGGGCCAACAAGCAGCAGAAGCATACGGAAAACTGAGCGCCGTGCAGTCAGCGGCGGACGACAGCTGCATCGGAACGCGTAATTACCGCCTTAGTATAAGAGATAGATGTAGCAACCTAAATTTTTTAGTGGATACTGGCGCGAACATTTCTGTTTTACCACGCAATGTAGTTAGTAAGAGTAacctaagtaaaaataaatcagacTATACGTTGTATGCCGCTAACGGCACGACTATAGAAACCTACGGCACTAAAACTTTAAATCTAGATTTAGGTTTAAGAAGATCCTTACGTTGGACTTTTGTTATAGCTGAGGTAAGCCAACCCATTTTAGGTgccgattttttaaaatattaccaattaTTAGTTGATTTAAATTCCCGTAAGCTTATTGACCAATTAACGCAATTAAACGTGCTAGCTTCAATTGTAAGTTCGCCCATTAGCCAGACCATTAAAACCGTAGATATAAGTCATCCATTTTACGATTTGCTGGCGAAATATCCGGATATTACCCAACCCGCATCATTTAAAGAATCACCTAAACATTCAGTGTACCATCATATTGAGACAGTCGGATCACCCGTACATTGCCGAGCGAGACCGTTGCCACCGCATCGATACGCTAAAGTTAAAGAAGAATTTAAAATCATGCAGGAGATGGGGATTTGTAGACCGTCGAAAAGCGCGTGGGCAAGCCCATTACATGTCGTGGAAAAAAAAGATGGTAATTTACGTCTTTGTGGTGATTATAGAGCGCTTAACGCAATCACCAAACCGGATAGATACCCTATTCCGAGATTGTACGATTTTACCTACATACTTGcagataaaaaagttttttctcGTATAGACATTAATAGAGCATATCATTGTATAATGGTTGCTCCAGAGGACGTAGAAAAGACCGCAATAATCACACCTTTTGGACTTTTCGAATTCCCACGCATGAGTTTTGGTTTGTGCAACGCAGCGCAATCTTTTCAACGCTTTATGAATCACTCTGTTTTGCATGGtttagattttttgtatacGTTTATAGATGACATAGTAATAGCTAGTGAGAGTTTGGAACaacacaaaatacatttaacagaAGTTTTTGAACGACTTAGCAAATTCggtattactattaatttaaagaaatgcTCATTTGGTAAAactaaaattgattttcttGGATACGAAGTTTGCACTGATGGTATTCGGCCACTTAAAGAAAAAGTAGATGCAATTAACTCTTTTCCCAAACCTGAAACCGTAGACCAATTAAGGCGATTTTTAGGAATGGTTAACTTTTATCGGTTACATTTACCTCACGCAGTAGAGTATCAAttagaattaaacaaatatttaaaagattccAAAAGAAGGATAAAAGTAAGATTATTTGGGACGATAAATCAAATGAAGCATTTATACAATGTAAGTTAAGAGTTTGCAAAGTGCGCCTGGTTTATCGTATCCGAAACCCGATATGCCACTTGCACTAATGACGGATGCATCGAGTAGTTGTGTGGGTGCAGTTTTGCAGCATCGCGAAGGCAATGTATGGAAGCCGTTAGGatatttttctaagaaaatGACACCTGCACAAGAAAAATATAGTACCTATGATAGAGAGCTTTTAGCTATATATCTCTCTATTAAGTATTTCCGGAATATGATTGAAGGAcaaaaattagtaatttatacCGACCATAAACCTTTGACTTTTGcctttataaaaataggtaGTAGCAACGAGTTACCGCGTAGAGTTaggcaattattatttatcagtgAGTTTTCTACTGACATTAAACACATTCAAGGTGACAATAATGTAGTAGCGGATGCATTATCACGGGTCGAATCCATTTCTGTTCCCATTGCATTGGATTACGCTGACATTGCTCGTGTTCAAAGAAACGACGAGCAACTGGCCAACCTGCGTAAGCAGACCGGTAAGTGGAATTTGCTAGAGATAGTATTACCGGGACATGACACTAGCATTGTTTGTGATATGACTACACTAAAGCCTAGACCATACTTACCAGAACAGTTTAGGAGATTAGCTTTTCAGTCTGTACATAACCTTAGCCATCCAGGCATTCGTACTAcaggtaaattaattaaacaaagatttttctGGGTCAACATGAATAAGGACATAAGTATATGGGCACGTTCTTGTAATGCATGTCAGCGTGCAAAAATACATAGACATGTTAAATCGGAATACCGCCAATTTCCATTGGCAGAACGTTTCACACACATACATGTTGACATAGTAGGGCCATTGCCGATTTCTTTGCACGATTACAGGTTTTTAGTTACAATCGTAGACCGAGCTACAGGATGGCCGGAGGCTTTTCCCGTAAAAGATATTAGCGCGGAAACCGTATCGAAAGCTATTTATGAAGGTTGGATTTCACGTTTTGGCTGTCCTTTTCAACTTACTAGCGACCAGGGCAGACAATTTGAAAGTTCGCTTTTCAAGGAACTCATGAAATATTTAGGTATATGCAAAAAACGTACCACACCTTACCATCCTCAAAGCAATGGTATGATAGAGAGGTGGCATAGATCGCTTAAAGCAGCTTTGATGGCCAGATTAGACTCGAAGACTTGGGTTGAAGAATTACCTACAGTGTTATTAGGACTCCGAGCAGCACCGCGCACCGATACTAGTGTAAGTGCTGCCGAGTTGACTTATGGACAAACCCTAAGGCTACCTGGCGATTTCTATGACAACAACACAGAGATATCTAATTATTGCGAATATGTAAACAACTTACGTTCGTTAATCCgtaatttaaaaccaaaaccGAATACACATAAGGCTTGTCACACAGTTTTTGTGTACCCAGAATTAAGCAATTGTAGTCATGTATACATTCGTAATGATGGtgttaaaaaatcattacaacCACCTTACGATGGACCATTTAGAGTGCTAGAGAGAAACGATAAAGTTTTCGTAGTTCAACTTCCGAATCGCGTAATTAACGTATCAATAGATAGGTTAAAACCAGCTTTTGAGgttgaagttaaaaaaaattgcctagatactaataataaaaattatgtgaacAAAGAGAAGGATAATATTACTAGTAGTAGCGATAGTCAACAGCATAACGCGACTAGAGTAGCGAAGAGCGATAAAAAAACGCTCAGCTACACTACGCGTAGCGGCCGAATAAGTAAAAAGCCCGTACGTTTCAATTTGTGAGCTTGGGTAAGTATAAAGTTTCCACATCGGCAAGtcgtacatatattttgtattataattacgaTTAAACACCCGTGCAATTATATTACGCATtgaacaattatataataatgggTAAAGCTGTATCAAAGGAAGAAATTGTTATCGCCCAAAACGGGGCAACTGCTAACTTACAAGACACAACTTGGAACAATTATTTCAGTTGGTCTATCGTCGGATTTTTAGTTTTGAGCATAATCATGTATTTCGTGATCAAACGCTGTATGTCGAAGGCTAGGACCTGGTTGAATGATCATGTACGAAGTATACAAGTACAAGTATTGGAATCGGTAGAGGCAACAAGAGCTAGTTTTCGAAAAGGGAGAGACCCCAATTCAAGCAAGGTTTCTACTAAACTTGATAttgtgtaaaagtgtcagtgttTTCTCTCACAGTGGTGATACTGAGATGATTCGTTAGCAATCGtacaagtaaaattttaagtttatgaATGGGTTATACAacccttatattttttttttatatacaaccaatattttgattttttttgatttatgttttgcaactatattaacatttattgctGTATTCAGTATGCTATTGTTATTGTAGGTATAATATTGTActattgtattatgtttaacTATCGGTATTAAAATTTGTCCTATTTTTAcccccaaaatattttttaaaaggggGGGGAGTGGTGTAACGGCCATATTGCTTTGTAAGCGTAATGTATACGGAGTGTAGTCGGTCGGAAGAGAGTAGTGTAACGTGGAGTCAGGTACTGTGTACAcgcgtataaataattatgtaaaatgtgtttcctgtaataaacttttattcacatataattatattattgtgggACACTCACATACTCCCTATAAAAGGTTACCCCCCTTACAAGCTGTATTTCAGTATAGATAAATGGTTTAGAAGCAAATCTATCAAAAATCCCCGTGCTTAACCTGATCCCTATTCCTTTATTATAAAGTCGAAGCGTGTATGATTCTTTAAGAATTGGTGTTTATAGTTGGTGGAGATCGTTCTAAATCAGGTGACCTATTTCCTGTTTTTCCTTTcgcgctataaaaatattattgtcaataatttatgttttcgtCTGATTTCTTCAGAGAAGCGAGAgttcatattaaactttagcATCTGTCTTAACACTTAAAGTGACACGGATATTTCTATACTTCCCATTGCTGCAGCACAAAGCGTTTCACACCTAGCCTTAATTCTATACTTCACTTTGTCGTACTGTAAGTAAGACATGCACTAGAAGTTTCCGACTAGGTTTCGCACTCAACGTGTTAAAATAGTAATGGTTATAGGCAACAAGTTGAGAGCACTTCTGCTAATGGTATAAAAATGTAGAATACCTATTGAAAACGAAATGGAACTATGAACAATAAATCTAGCGAAACGTTCTTTATACGCACAAATCCTTAAAGGTGCGAACATAAATTTCCGAACAAGAGTTACATAACAAATGTAAAAGGGATTCGCATAAACATTACTAAGTCACAAGAACCGTCTGCGGCTAATCCTTGAAGTTCTTACATCGAAATTCCATTAACTGTGACTCCATTTCAAATTCCATTTACCTATCGAAAACGCTGGGATGACGCGAACCGACCAAAAACACGAGCGACAAACATCGAATAAGTCCGTTCAGATGtttgtgatgtttttatttggtatattttttcgCGGCGAATAAACTAAGCCAAAATACGTTAACCAGCAATTTTTTTTCGTCGTTTTGAGACTTTAATTATCTAATGCTCAGAGATTCTACTGGCTACAAACCCTACAAACCTTAACAGTGTAGCTACTTCGctaccttataaaaaaaaaaaaaaacaaaacggtAGCAACTCATGATTAGACTTCTATACATGAGTTCTATACATGAGACCTAGACCATTTAGAATGTAGACAAAAGACAGTAGCGGTTTTATGAGGAGATATTACGCACTTAGTTGAAGCCCATTTTTTGTCACCACCTTGTTAACCAATAAAGCATCTCATCGACGAATTGTTGAAATCGGGGACCTTTTTTTGATAGGACGGCCTAAGCCGGCAAAATACTTAGTAAATTAGCTACACAGAACAATCACCACAGCAAATAGAAATACATTATAGGTGAACAGCTTAGTTGAAACACAATACTCTGTAGAACTTTGAATACAAGGCATTGCAACGCATTAGTTTCCCTTTGCTACTAACTAATTCCACCAGTTTGACTATGCAGATTGACTTTAACAGCTATGTTAATGCATCAGTAGCATTTAGATATAAGACTATTACtagatttatgatttattacaatataatgaaatgtaataatcCGCCGTCATTTTATGTATTCTAAAGCCCATtttgaagtaaaattttattctcaagTACTACCTTTTGGCTTTGAATTGACAAAGAACACGTTGCAATAGAAAAGGAATCTAAAAtgcgctgttttttttttttttttcaaaatccaaAAACTCTTTAAGTTACAATCAGCCAGAAGCATTTTcggtaataaatgaaaaaaatacaaaatatcttaTTTCTAAACAATGATAGTccatatttaatgaaaataaagttaCCGTCCATTTTGAAATGCCTAAAGCTGATACTTAAATGCCAAAACATTCTGGTAGTTCAAATAACAGAGCTATAAAACCAGCATTTTTCGCGCTGTCCACGATTTAATTTCAGTTTAGAGTCCTCGTGAGATCTGAAttcgcataatatattcaactttGTGGAATTGGCTGtagtttacgtgaatgttaaataagaaaatatgtctctgtacaaagaaaaaattatgaCTCTTCCGTTCGAGGAGTTTATttgggaaatatttatatttatacgtatTTTTGTAGTTCAACATGTGTAGCTTcagtttatgaataatttataaataattttctaatttcagAATACGAAACCGTTGGTGCTAAActagactatatttatatactattaattcaaaaataaaattccatataAACCTGGCTTCAAGTACCGCGAATTAAGATACTCTCTAAATTCTAAGGTGTCTAAACTAAAGCTTCACAATTAAGACCTAACAAATCTTtccaaaatacaaaaacacgATACAACACACCGCAATGTACGGACTAACTTTGAAATTCAGAAACAACAATACGAAGCGGTAAACGAAAAATGCCCAGACATTTGTGTAACAAGGTAAGAAGGCGGAGATATTGCTTTCGAGTTTGAATGCAGGCTGCCTTACTGCATTTTcactgatattataaatcgtTGACTGTTTGTTATTCGATAGCGTGGAAACACTTGGCACGAATATGATGTATTCTCGAAAGttggtttattttcataaatggtTCTGTTATACCTTAGTAGATTTCTTATGAATTAAATGTTGACGCAGGGCGAATTAACTATTGTAAGAATTTCAACCTTAGTAAACcgaattaaaagtttaaaatcgataaataacaaaacagtgAAGAGGCTTGAAACAAAAGTAGTCAGTTTCAAAATAAAGCAACTCTAATGCGGAGTCTCCACTCATAGTGTAGTTGAAACGTCGCAATGCGGATGCAGTGACAGAGATAGTTCGACTCAAACTTTTTCTCAGCATActttataactaatttataagGCACAGAAGATACTTAATTGTTACTCCAAGCGCAATAAACTAAAGTTGCTTGACATAGCAATAAAACGGCAACTTTCCTGGAAGTAGGACCCCAAAGTAAAGTTACATTCAGGCCTATCGTCGGGCAGAAGGCACGACTTAATATTAGTTGATACTAATTTATGCCGCTAACTTTGTTTACTGTTTGTTCCACGAGGAATTGAACGTAAAAATGGCtatatttgttttcatacaGCTGAGAATTTAAGTATAGTTTGTTGCTGCGATGTGACTACGATGAAAACATGCTTTAAAGTTACGACGTAATTATATCCAGAACGCTTTGCTAATGGACTGTGGTGCATTGCTGCAAAGAGAAACAACGAGACTCCAGTAATGTTTGTAACATCTTACTCGTCTTAGAACACTACGTCAAAAGACGAAGGAAAGTGTTGGAAGTAAGACGAGTAGCTATACTTCAGAAAGCAAATGCGGAATGTATACAGTTGCATTCCTCGGCAGCTTATCTTTGGCAGTAGGTGCGACTATTTAATCTAGAACTAGTTTAACACAGTGATTATGAAGAAAATTCATGGCttcttaaaaacaatttatccaCGCGACAAATTTGTAAGCGCACGTCACCAAAAATTACGCTCGCGCCAAAATACGCCAGCGCCAATTACGCATTCCGCGAGCACCAATTTCCGCATTTGGCACAGTTTGCTACGTGactacttaaaaatttaaaacttagcGCCTCGGAGCACGTGGTAGATAAGGTCTCATTATGCATAGGAAGTAAATGGGATTACTAGAGGCATAATGCTTACGGGTCCGTGAGTTGCGCCCCTCTGTTTTATGAGCCAGAATTATGTTTTGAATGAGTAATTTATGCGGATTGTTGCGATTTTATTCAGACGCTTGAGGTTTACTGTTGGGATCACCGTTTTCAGAATTATTATGACTGACTACGTGTGGGTTTCTAATGACTGTAACGTTGAAGTGGCTTACATTTTTAATCCgagattatttgaaaaattcaGCGTACTCGAAAGGATTTAACTGtcaaaggatttaaaaaaattactaatatgtataaattgcgTAGTCTGACATTCAATCAAACATGAGTCGGTGTAagaattttactttttaataatgaaactaGCGAATCATTCACCTGATACAAGTGCGATgattacaaacaataatttgacTTAAAATTGGAACTATAAACCTCTCTATGGCACCGCATTGATTTAATATCATATCAGAATTTTAGATTTAAGTCTCATTAAGCCTAGGAATCACATTGATTACAATAGACAATATCAGCTCTATACAAAACAATGGTAATATTCAATATGAAATAGTGatcgtaaaaattataattattattcccaATACTGAATTTAGTTATGTCGGGCAACCACTCGGAGCTTCACGCTTAGGAAAACCTGGCGCTTAAGGAACTAGCCAAGATCCCGTTCTGAGCGGCACCCCGAGCGGTTTTTTGTCAGTGGCAATGAGTGAACGAGACAAATGTACGGGGGAATAAGAAAGTTGTCCGATATGccagtggtaggatatattttatatccggccagatagcgaccaccttacactAAGTGTTAAAATCCAGTTGTCCACgtaatgtcgcgttccgggatctgcctgtgtatatccggttccaacataaTAGAATCGATTGCTagggagtaatcatctctcgtcgacattctattcgaccccaTCCGATCGGCATCCAAGTGCAGTGCGGTCGCGATGCCGAGCAGGCATAAAAAAAAGAGCAGTGCGGATAGCGCAACCGTACCGCGCCGCTCACCGCTAAGCCATTTTTTTTAGCGGAACCATAAATGAGGGACTTCGGTGATGACCAACTCAATACCTTTATTGCTGTGTCACAACCATCAACCATTCatccaccaccaccaccatcaAATGTTATCTGTAAATTAAAATCGTCCTTATGCATATTGATCGAAGAAGGCATAATTTTCGCGTATATGGTACATTTTGCTAGTTTATACTAGTTATTATTCCCCATTACTGGCGCTTACGATTGtgttatttgcatattttcttACGACTTGTTATGTTGTATAACAATGTAATTGTAAGGtagaatgttatttttatgctgTATACACACG
This genomic window from Manduca sexta isolate Smith_Timp_Sample1 chromosome 17, JHU_Msex_v1.0, whole genome shotgun sequence contains:
- the LOC115454516 gene encoding uncharacterized protein LOC115454516 produces the protein MELGDQKPSQLLRRMKDLARDKIKDDTLLLLWQNHLPTAVRAVLIVTDSKDLNTLASVADKVMETVKPINVGEVSTSDTTSLAAQIARINVRLDEMQSRPPRQSSRFSARKTRERYGREARSISRGRRNPTPRGTPARADWMCFYHYRFKEQARKCVPPCAWANKQQKHTEN